A portion of the Glycine max cultivar Williams 82 chromosome 10, Glycine_max_v4.0, whole genome shotgun sequence genome contains these proteins:
- the LOC100789469 gene encoding protein NPGR2 isoform X1, which translates to MAVVGKYRVGCFSMRAKSLISKKQISTRLRKMIKCICSREQLRVEELSYSSESLATRDYSASGGLSSRPGEIDPKVDNTNIEEAESSLRESGYLNYEEARALLGRLEYQKGNIEAALHVFEGIDIAAVIPKLKVSISRRCEPNKRRSQSDAMPPMSMHAVSLLLEAVFLKAKSFQALGRFQDAAQSCKTILDTVESALPEGWPENFVSDCKLQETVGNAVELLPELWKLAGSPQDIMSSYRRALLYHWNLDIEATARIQKEFSFFLLYSGCEASPPALRSQLDGSFVPRNNIEEAVLLLLILLRKSILGYIAWDPSLLDHLSFALSVSGEFKTLAQQIEELLPESMERKERYYTLALCYCGEGEHITALDLLRNSLNHRENSNCIKELLLASKICADNKVCVEEGIKYSCKAISQFNGKCMQMVAIANCLLGVLLSSKSRSAASESEKVFMQSEALSALKAAEGMMRESDPYIVLHLCLEYADQRKLSIALDHAKKLIKLEDGSSVSGYILLARILSAQQKFVDAELVIDAALDQSGKWDQGELLRTKAKLRIAQGKLKNAVETYTFLLAVLQVQNKSLGTASKVVKNKGNRDRRLEMEIWLDLANVYTALSQWQDAEVCLAKSEAINPYSASRWHTKGLLSEARGFHQEALKSFRKALDIEPNHVPSLISTACVLRQLGGQSSSIVRSLLTDALRLDRTNPSAWYNLGLLYKADLGTSAMEAVECFEAAALLEESSPIEPFR; encoded by the exons ATGGCCGTAGTAG GGAAGTATCGAGTGGGATGTTTCAGTATGAGAGCTAAGAGTTTGATAAGTAAGAAGCAGATTAGTAcaagattaagaaaaatgataaagtGTATATGTTCGAGGGAGCAGTTAAGAGTGGAGGAGTTGAGTTACTCATCAGAGTCACTGGCAACGAGGGACTATTCGGCAAGTGGTGGTTTATCATCTCGACCTGGTGAAATCGACCCAAAGGTTGATAATACCAACATTGAAGAAGCAGAGTCCTCTCTCCGTGAAAGTGGTTATTTGAACTATGAG GAAGCTAGAGCCTTGCTTGGAAGACTTGAGTATCAGAAAGGCAATATCGAAGCTGCACTTCATGTGTTTGAAGGAATAGATATTGCTGCTGTCATTCCCAAGTTGAAAGTTTCTATATCTAGAAGATGTGAACCCAATAAACGCCGTTCGCAAAGTGATGCAATGCCTCCTATGTCAATGCACGCTGTTAGTTTACTTCTTGAAGCTGTCTTTCTCAAGGCAAAATCGTTTCAGGCTCTTGGAAGGTTTCAAG atGCTGCTCAGTCATGCAAAACTATATTAGACACTGTTGAATCTGCTTTACCAGAAGGCTGGCCTGAAAACTTTGTTTCAGACTGTAAACTACAAGAGACAGTGGGAAATGCTGTTGAACTGCTTCCAGAGTTGTGGAAGCTTGCAGGCTCTCCTCAAGACATTATGTCATCCTATAGGAGGGCCTTGCTTTATCATTGGAATCTTGACATTGAAGCCACTGCAAGAATTCAAaaggaattttctttttttcttctgtatAGTGGTTGTGAGGCAAGCCCTCCTGCTCTCCGCTCTCAGTTGGATGGTTCCTTTGTGCCAAGAAACAACATAGAAGAGGCTGTTCTTCTGCTTCTGATTCTGCTGAGAAAATCTATTCTTGGATACATTGCATGGGACCCTTCATTGCTTGATCACCTTTCTTTTGCTCTAAGTGTTTCTGGGGAATTCAAGACTCTAGCTCAACAGATTGAGGAATTGCTTCCTGAAAGCatggagagaaaagaaagatactATACTCTAGCTCTTTGTTACTGTGGGGAAGGTGAACATATCACTGCTTTGGACCTTCTGAGGAACTCTTTGAATCATAGAGAGAACTCAAACTGCATAAAGGAATTGCTTCTAGCTTCAAAAATTTGTGCTGACAACAAGGTTTGCGTCGAAGAAGGAATCAAATATTCTTGCAAAGCCATTTCTCAGTTTAATGGAAAGTGCATGCAGATGGTAGCTATTGCAAATTGCTTACTAGGTGTTCTGCTGTCATCAAAATCCAGGTCAGCTGCTTCTGAATCAGAGAAGGTTTTTATGCAGTCAGAAGCACTCAGTGCTCTAAAAGCTGCTGAGGGAATGATGAGAGAAAGTGATCCTTACATCGTCCTTCATCTTTGTCTAGAATATGCTGACCAGAGGAAGTTAAGCATTGCTCTTGATCATGCAAAGAAACTGATTAAGCTTGAGGATGGATCTAGTGTTAGTGGATATATTCTATTAGCACGGATTTTATCAGCTCAACAAAAGTTTGTAGATGCAGAACTTGTTATAGATGCTGCTCTAGATCAAAGTGGCAAATGGGATCAAGGAGAATTGTTGAGAACTAAAGCTAAACTACGGATTGCACAAGGAAAATTAAAGAATGCAGTGGAGACATATACTTTTCTTCTTGCTGTTCTTCAGgttcaaaataaaagtttaggcaCAGCAAGTAAGGTTGTGAAG AATAAGGGAAACCGTGACAGAAGACTGGAAATGGAAATATGGCTTGATTTAGCCAATGTGTACACGGCCTTATCACAGTGGCAGGATGCTGAAGTTTGTCTCGCAAAATCTGAGGCTATTAATCCCTATTCTGCTTCTAGATGGCACACAAAAG GTTTGCTTTCTGAGGCCAGAGGTTTTCATCAAGAAGCTTTGAAATCATTTAGGAAAGCATTAGATATTGAGCCAAACCATGTACCAAGTTTGATATCCACAGCCTGTGTACTCAGACAACTTGGTGGTCAATCATCTTCAATTGTTAGAAGCCTTCTCACTGACGCACTACGCCTTGACAGAACAAACCCTTCTGCTTGGTACAATCTTGGACTGCTCTACAAAGCTGATTTGGGGACATCAGCAATGGAAGCTGTTGAATGCTTTGAAGCAGCAGCTCTTCTTGAAGAATCTTCTCCCATTGAACCCTTTAGATAA
- the LOC100789469 gene encoding protein NPGR2 isoform X2, translated as MRAKSLISKKQISTRLRKMIKCICSREQLRVEELSYSSESLATRDYSASGGLSSRPGEIDPKVDNTNIEEAESSLRESGYLNYEEARALLGRLEYQKGNIEAALHVFEGIDIAAVIPKLKVSISRRCEPNKRRSQSDAMPPMSMHAVSLLLEAVFLKAKSFQALGRFQDAAQSCKTILDTVESALPEGWPENFVSDCKLQETVGNAVELLPELWKLAGSPQDIMSSYRRALLYHWNLDIEATARIQKEFSFFLLYSGCEASPPALRSQLDGSFVPRNNIEEAVLLLLILLRKSILGYIAWDPSLLDHLSFALSVSGEFKTLAQQIEELLPESMERKERYYTLALCYCGEGEHITALDLLRNSLNHRENSNCIKELLLASKICADNKVCVEEGIKYSCKAISQFNGKCMQMVAIANCLLGVLLSSKSRSAASESEKVFMQSEALSALKAAEGMMRESDPYIVLHLCLEYADQRKLSIALDHAKKLIKLEDGSSVSGYILLARILSAQQKFVDAELVIDAALDQSGKWDQGELLRTKAKLRIAQGKLKNAVETYTFLLAVLQVQNKSLGTASKVVKNKGNRDRRLEMEIWLDLANVYTALSQWQDAEVCLAKSEAINPYSASRWHTKGLLSEARGFHQEALKSFRKALDIEPNHVPSLISTACVLRQLGGQSSSIVRSLLTDALRLDRTNPSAWYNLGLLYKADLGTSAMEAVECFEAAALLEESSPIEPFR; from the exons ATGAGAGCTAAGAGTTTGATAAGTAAGAAGCAGATTAGTAcaagattaagaaaaatgataaagtGTATATGTTCGAGGGAGCAGTTAAGAGTGGAGGAGTTGAGTTACTCATCAGAGTCACTGGCAACGAGGGACTATTCGGCAAGTGGTGGTTTATCATCTCGACCTGGTGAAATCGACCCAAAGGTTGATAATACCAACATTGAAGAAGCAGAGTCCTCTCTCCGTGAAAGTGGTTATTTGAACTATGAG GAAGCTAGAGCCTTGCTTGGAAGACTTGAGTATCAGAAAGGCAATATCGAAGCTGCACTTCATGTGTTTGAAGGAATAGATATTGCTGCTGTCATTCCCAAGTTGAAAGTTTCTATATCTAGAAGATGTGAACCCAATAAACGCCGTTCGCAAAGTGATGCAATGCCTCCTATGTCAATGCACGCTGTTAGTTTACTTCTTGAAGCTGTCTTTCTCAAGGCAAAATCGTTTCAGGCTCTTGGAAGGTTTCAAG atGCTGCTCAGTCATGCAAAACTATATTAGACACTGTTGAATCTGCTTTACCAGAAGGCTGGCCTGAAAACTTTGTTTCAGACTGTAAACTACAAGAGACAGTGGGAAATGCTGTTGAACTGCTTCCAGAGTTGTGGAAGCTTGCAGGCTCTCCTCAAGACATTATGTCATCCTATAGGAGGGCCTTGCTTTATCATTGGAATCTTGACATTGAAGCCACTGCAAGAATTCAAaaggaattttctttttttcttctgtatAGTGGTTGTGAGGCAAGCCCTCCTGCTCTCCGCTCTCAGTTGGATGGTTCCTTTGTGCCAAGAAACAACATAGAAGAGGCTGTTCTTCTGCTTCTGATTCTGCTGAGAAAATCTATTCTTGGATACATTGCATGGGACCCTTCATTGCTTGATCACCTTTCTTTTGCTCTAAGTGTTTCTGGGGAATTCAAGACTCTAGCTCAACAGATTGAGGAATTGCTTCCTGAAAGCatggagagaaaagaaagatactATACTCTAGCTCTTTGTTACTGTGGGGAAGGTGAACATATCACTGCTTTGGACCTTCTGAGGAACTCTTTGAATCATAGAGAGAACTCAAACTGCATAAAGGAATTGCTTCTAGCTTCAAAAATTTGTGCTGACAACAAGGTTTGCGTCGAAGAAGGAATCAAATATTCTTGCAAAGCCATTTCTCAGTTTAATGGAAAGTGCATGCAGATGGTAGCTATTGCAAATTGCTTACTAGGTGTTCTGCTGTCATCAAAATCCAGGTCAGCTGCTTCTGAATCAGAGAAGGTTTTTATGCAGTCAGAAGCACTCAGTGCTCTAAAAGCTGCTGAGGGAATGATGAGAGAAAGTGATCCTTACATCGTCCTTCATCTTTGTCTAGAATATGCTGACCAGAGGAAGTTAAGCATTGCTCTTGATCATGCAAAGAAACTGATTAAGCTTGAGGATGGATCTAGTGTTAGTGGATATATTCTATTAGCACGGATTTTATCAGCTCAACAAAAGTTTGTAGATGCAGAACTTGTTATAGATGCTGCTCTAGATCAAAGTGGCAAATGGGATCAAGGAGAATTGTTGAGAACTAAAGCTAAACTACGGATTGCACAAGGAAAATTAAAGAATGCAGTGGAGACATATACTTTTCTTCTTGCTGTTCTTCAGgttcaaaataaaagtttaggcaCAGCAAGTAAGGTTGTGAAG AATAAGGGAAACCGTGACAGAAGACTGGAAATGGAAATATGGCTTGATTTAGCCAATGTGTACACGGCCTTATCACAGTGGCAGGATGCTGAAGTTTGTCTCGCAAAATCTGAGGCTATTAATCCCTATTCTGCTTCTAGATGGCACACAAAAG GTTTGCTTTCTGAGGCCAGAGGTTTTCATCAAGAAGCTTTGAAATCATTTAGGAAAGCATTAGATATTGAGCCAAACCATGTACCAAGTTTGATATCCACAGCCTGTGTACTCAGACAACTTGGTGGTCAATCATCTTCAATTGTTAGAAGCCTTCTCACTGACGCACTACGCCTTGACAGAACAAACCCTTCTGCTTGGTACAATCTTGGACTGCTCTACAAAGCTGATTTGGGGACATCAGCAATGGAAGCTGTTGAATGCTTTGAAGCAGCAGCTCTTCTTGAAGAATCTTCTCCCATTGAACCCTTTAGATAA
- the LOC100795099 gene encoding multiple organellar RNA editing factor 2, chloroplastic yields MARAVSSSCARLTMRLFSTTTTTTTTTAAFAVTLPKPSSLSVSTRRFLFPLSHAIVPPSTRVAGIRCRVNRAGDSAYSPLNSASSSSSSFSDRPPTEMAPLFPGCDYNHWLIVMDHPGGEGATKQQMIDCYIQTLAKVLGSEEEAKKKIYNVSCERYFGFGCEIDEETSNKLEGLPGVLFVLPDSYVDPENKDYGAELFVNGEIVQRSPERQRRVEPQPQRHQDRPRYNDRTRYVRRRENTQ; encoded by the exons ATGGCAAGAGCCGTTTCCTCTTCCTGCGCGCGCCTCACAATGCGCCTcttctccaccaccaccaccaccaccaccaccaccgctgCGTTCGCCGTTACATTACCCAAACCCTCGTCACTCTCAGTCTCAACGCGTCGATTCCTCTTCCCTCTCTCCCATGCCATCGTCCCTCCCTCCACCCGCGTCGCCGGAATCCGGTGCCGTGTCAACCGCGCCGGCGACTCAGCGTACTCGCCGCTGAACTCAGCTTCGTCATCGTCGTCGTCGTTCAGCGACCGGCCTCCCACGGAGATGGCGCCGCTCTTTCCCGGCTGCGACTACAACCACTGGCTCATCGTCATGGACCATCCCGGCGGCGAGGGAGCCaccaagcaacagatgatcgaTTGCTACATCCAAACCCTCGCCAAGGTTCTCGGAAGCGAGGAGGAAGCTAAGAAGAAGATTTACAATGTTTCATGTGAGAGGTACTTTGGTTTCGGGTGCGAAATTGATGAAGAGACTTCTAATAAGCTCGAAG GGTTGCCTGGAGTTCTGTTTGTGCTACCGGATTCGTATGTTGATCCAGAGAACAAGGACTATGGCG CTGAATTATTTGTGAATGGAGAGATCGTTCAGAGATCACCTGAAAGACAGAGAAGGGTGGAACCACAGCCACAAAGGCATCAAGACAGACCAAGATACAATGATAGAACAAGGTATGTCCGGCGTCGAGAAAACACGCAGTGA